In Desulfomonile tiedjei DSM 6799, a genomic segment contains:
- a CDS encoding ubiquinol-cytochrome c reductase iron-sulfur subunit, which yields MNNTNKPGSTRRSFLARLSLWIGGLAAGGSVFAAVRSLIPNVLYEPSKKVKIGTVDFIPEGVTLYKDAKTFICKHSAGGKTKIHAISAICTHLGCIVQHTESEEGKAGIRDKSTVGFSCACHGSQFTIDGDVIKGPAPEPLPWLGVSISPDDGQLVVDTSKIVERQKSLLVLKPKDSNVRKV from the coding sequence TTGAACAACACGAATAAGCCAGGATCCACCAGGCGTTCATTTCTTGCCAGGCTTTCTCTCTGGATCGGTGGCCTGGCAGCCGGAGGCAGCGTTTTCGCCGCAGTGAGATCGCTGATCCCCAACGTGCTGTACGAGCCGTCCAAGAAAGTCAAGATCGGGACGGTTGATTTCATTCCGGAAGGCGTGACCCTTTACAAGGACGCGAAGACGTTCATCTGCAAACACAGCGCTGGAGGGAAGACGAAGATTCACGCCATATCAGCCATCTGTACACATCTGGGCTGCATTGTTCAACATACGGAGAGCGAAGAAGGAAAGGCCGGAATAAGAGACAAATCTACCGTAGGATTTTCCTGCGCATGTCATGGGAGTCAGTTCACCATCGACGGCGATGTGATCAAGGGACCCGCTCCGGAGCCGCTGCCGTGGTTGGGAGTATCGATATCTCCTGATGACGGCCAATTAGTTGTGGACACCAGCAAGATCGTCGAAAGGC